A genomic window from Microbacterium sp. ET2 includes:
- a CDS encoding response regulator: protein MKILLADDDPQLVRALRITLAAHGYDVVAAPDGAAAVAMAAQTHPDIILLDLGMPRLDGMQVIEALRGWTTAPIIVVSGRTGSADKVDALDAGADDYVTKPFQIDELLARLRALSRRRGGTADEPLVAFGDVTVDLAARAVTRGGERVHLTPTEWRMLEFLARNPGALVTRQTLLKEIWASENVQDSGYLRLYMSQLRKKLEPDPSHPVHLLTESGMGYRLVLDPG from the coding sequence ATGAAGATCCTCCTCGCCGACGACGACCCCCAGCTCGTCCGTGCGCTGCGCATCACCCTCGCCGCACACGGCTACGACGTCGTCGCCGCACCCGACGGTGCCGCCGCCGTCGCCATGGCCGCGCAGACGCATCCCGACATCATCCTTCTCGATCTCGGGATGCCGCGGCTGGACGGCATGCAGGTGATCGAAGCGCTGCGGGGATGGACGACCGCGCCCATCATCGTGGTGTCGGGGCGCACCGGATCGGCAGACAAGGTCGACGCGCTCGACGCCGGCGCCGACGACTACGTCACCAAGCCCTTCCAGATCGACGAGCTGCTTGCGCGGCTGCGCGCCCTCTCGCGGCGTCGCGGCGGCACCGCCGACGAACCTCTCGTCGCCTTCGGCGACGTCACCGTCGACCTCGCCGCCCGCGCGGTGACCCGCGGCGGCGAGCGCGTGCACCTGACCCCGACCGAGTGGCGCATGCTCGAGTTCCTCGCGCGCAACCCCGGCGCCCTCGTCACGCGACAGACCCTGCTGAAGGAGATCTGGGCGAGCGAGAACGTCCAGGACTCGGGCTACCTGCGCCTCTACATGTCGCAGCTGCGCAAGAAGCTCGAGCCCGACCCCTCGCACCCGGTGCATCTGCTCACCGAGTCGGGCATGGGCTACCGACTGGTGCTCGACCCCGGCTGA
- a CDS encoding YcaO-like family protein gives MPTSTGVRVRLAVVDDREKDIVSLGFAAAAEPQDAALTAVAEALIQHASARDLDSPDSLIRSAESIGNGGVAGLAPFDRHRRYAETVFADARGLIDPMCHVQYGLSASSVARVRRRTIPHGSVPDEGVGAQPLSALLNADARVIVVDVTTPRVREAGYTACRVLAPAFERLAPAAFPLCIDRTPPYPGW, from the coding sequence ATCCCTACGTCCACCGGTGTTCGGGTACGTCTCGCCGTCGTCGACGACAGGGAGAAGGACATCGTCTCCCTGGGGTTTGCCGCCGCAGCCGAGCCCCAAGACGCTGCGTTGACAGCCGTGGCCGAGGCTTTGATTCAACACGCTTCCGCGCGTGATCTAGATTCACCCGACAGCCTGATCCGCAGCGCGGAAAGTATCGGCAACGGCGGGGTCGCGGGCTTAGCGCCATTCGACCGGCACCGTCGATACGCCGAAACTGTTTTCGCTGATGCGCGGGGCCTCATTGATCCCATGTGTCACGTGCAGTATGGGCTCAGCGCGTCAAGTGTCGCCCGAGTGAGGCGCAGGACGATCCCGCACGGTTCAGTGCCCGACGAGGGAGTCGGCGCGCAGCCGCTGTCGGCTCTTCTTAACGCGGACGCGCGGGTCATCGTGGTGGACGTCACAACCCCGCGGGTACGTGAAGCGGGCTATACGGCATGCCGCGTTCTCGCGCCGGCCTTTGAGCGGCTGGCACCTGCCGCTTTCCCCTTATGTATCGACCGGACCCCGCCTTATCCCGGCTGGTGA
- a CDS encoding FAD-binding oxidoreductase, with protein MTLSDTTTTDAARPDADPRALRLRTELGSRVVLPGDPEWDLARMPWNLAVDQRPVAVARPETAEDVVEIVRAATAAGLRVAPQSTGHAAAALADTGLADTVIVSLARLRGVTVDPVARTARVLGGSHWNDVLEATAPHGLTAPHGSAGDVSVAGYSLSGGLSFYARTHGLAVNFVRAVQLVTADGVLVRASAEENPDLFWAVRGGSGAFGVVVSLEIDLLPYADVYAGMLLWDAARAPEVARAWAAWTATAPESATTTLRILNLPPLPELPPFLSGRSVVVIDGAVLERDDTAATVLAPLRELAPEIDTFGRIPAAGLIAVHMDPPQPTPAVTAHAVLDELPDAAVEAFLRAGSDRGLFMTELRHIGGAVAQPTAGGGAVSAMRGEYICHAVTMVPVPEAAAGADAAVRGAVALFAPWHIDALALTFVDGGGVDRRVGYGAAAGRLGELKRLFDPADVFSPAQPVH; from the coding sequence ATGACCCTGTCCGACACCACCACCACCGACGCCGCCCGTCCGGACGCAGACCCGAGGGCGTTGCGCCTGCGGACCGAACTCGGAAGCCGCGTCGTGCTGCCCGGCGACCCCGAATGGGACCTCGCACGCATGCCGTGGAACCTCGCCGTCGACCAGCGACCGGTCGCGGTCGCACGCCCCGAGACCGCCGAAGACGTCGTGGAGATCGTCCGCGCGGCCACTGCGGCAGGACTCCGGGTCGCACCGCAGTCCACCGGACACGCCGCCGCCGCCCTCGCCGACACCGGCCTCGCCGACACCGTCATCGTCAGCCTGGCTCGCCTTCGGGGCGTCACGGTGGACCCCGTCGCGCGCACCGCGCGCGTCCTCGGCGGGTCGCACTGGAACGACGTGCTCGAGGCGACGGCGCCCCACGGGTTGACGGCGCCTCACGGCAGCGCCGGCGACGTGAGCGTCGCCGGGTACAGCCTCAGCGGAGGCCTGTCGTTCTATGCGAGGACGCACGGCCTCGCGGTGAACTTCGTCCGCGCCGTTCAGCTCGTCACGGCCGACGGTGTGCTCGTGCGTGCCAGCGCCGAAGAGAACCCCGACCTGTTCTGGGCGGTCCGCGGCGGTTCCGGCGCCTTCGGGGTGGTGGTCTCGCTCGAGATCGACCTGCTCCCCTACGCAGATGTCTACGCCGGCATGCTGCTGTGGGACGCCGCTCGCGCCCCCGAGGTCGCCCGCGCCTGGGCTGCATGGACGGCGACGGCTCCCGAGAGCGCGACGACCACCCTGCGCATCCTGAACCTTCCGCCCTTGCCCGAGCTGCCGCCCTTCCTCTCCGGTCGATCGGTGGTTGTGATCGACGGCGCCGTGCTGGAGCGCGATGACACGGCGGCGACGGTTCTCGCGCCGCTGCGCGAGCTCGCACCCGAGATCGACACGTTCGGCCGCATCCCCGCTGCCGGCCTGATCGCCGTGCACATGGATCCGCCGCAGCCGACTCCGGCGGTGACGGCCCATGCGGTTCTCGATGAGCTTCCGGATGCCGCTGTGGAGGCGTTCCTTCGCGCCGGATCGGACCGTGGACTGTTCATGACCGAGCTGCGCCACATCGGCGGCGCCGTCGCACAGCCGACAGCCGGCGGCGGCGCGGTGTCGGCCATGCGCGGAGAGTACATCTGCCATGCGGTCACGATGGTTCCGGTGCCGGAAGCTGCGGCCGGCGCGGATGCCGCCGTCCGCGGGGCGGTGGCACTCTTCGCGCCGTGGCACATCGACGCCCTGGCGCTGACGTTCGTAGACGGCGGCGGTGTCGACCGACGTGTCGGGTACGGCGCGGCGGCCGGTCGGCTGGGGGAGCTCAAGCGCCTCTTCGACCCCGCCGACGTGTTCTCCCCCGCGCAGCCGGTGCACTGA
- a CDS encoding SRPBCC family protein, translating to MPVTDVTTDAEALTMTLEAEFDASVDRLWKAFTDPQQLERFWGPPGWPASFPQFDFTVGGHARYVMTSPKGEQSWGSWKFLSIDAPRGFTVLDAFANEEGAPLEGMPVMRVVFAFEPTATGSRMVNTTYFASAEALEQVVAFGAVEGSTMAINQLDLVLRDLRDYAAGRGTELEILDDQHVRITRVIRGPRELVWKAHHDSELMKQWMLGPDGWTMPVAEQADAVGDTYRNVWAPAPGTEGEEFGFEGELLLSDPPRREVSTERMIGMDAPGTINDLSLYEEDGVTLLTLLIEYPDSETRDMILATGMVDGMEASYARLEGVLASV from the coding sequence ATGCCCGTCACCGATGTCACCACCGACGCCGAAGCCCTCACCATGACCCTCGAGGCGGAGTTCGACGCATCCGTCGACCGCCTCTGGAAAGCCTTCACCGATCCTCAGCAGCTCGAACGGTTCTGGGGACCTCCCGGCTGGCCGGCGAGCTTCCCCCAGTTCGACTTCACCGTCGGCGGGCACGCGCGCTACGTCATGACGAGCCCGAAGGGCGAGCAGTCGTGGGGGTCGTGGAAATTCCTCTCCATCGACGCCCCGCGCGGTTTCACCGTCCTCGACGCGTTCGCGAACGAGGAGGGAGCGCCGCTCGAGGGGATGCCCGTCATGCGTGTCGTGTTCGCCTTCGAGCCGACCGCGACCGGGTCGCGAATGGTCAACACGACCTACTTCGCCTCCGCCGAGGCGCTGGAGCAGGTCGTCGCCTTCGGCGCCGTCGAGGGCTCGACGATGGCGATCAACCAGCTCGACCTGGTGCTGCGGGACCTCCGCGACTACGCCGCCGGGCGCGGCACGGAGCTGGAGATCCTCGACGATCAGCACGTGCGCATCACCCGCGTCATCCGCGGTCCGCGCGAGCTGGTCTGGAAGGCGCACCACGACTCGGAACTGATGAAGCAATGGATGCTGGGGCCTGACGGATGGACGATGCCCGTCGCCGAGCAGGCCGACGCCGTGGGTGACACCTACCGGAACGTCTGGGCCCCTGCCCCGGGTACCGAGGGCGAGGAGTTCGGCTTCGAAGGCGAGCTGCTCCTCAGCGACCCGCCGCGCAGGGAGGTCTCGACCGAGCGGATGATCGGGATGGACGCGCCGGGCACGATCAACGACCTGTCGCTCTACGAGGAGGACGGCGTGACGCTGCTGACGCTCCTCATCGAGTATCCCGACAGCGAGACGCGCGACATGATCCTCGCCACCGGCATGGTCGACGGCATGGAGGCCAGCTACGCGCGGCTGGAGGGCGTGCTCGCGTCGGTCTGA
- a CDS encoding TerC family protein, translated as MDFSFAFTPDLIAVFITLFVLEIVLGVDNVIFISILASKLPKEQQARARNLGLTLAMLMRVILVFFAGWLITLTEEVFAIGDLSFSWKDIILIAGGLFLLYKAVTEIHHKLEGAEDEHGAGGSKAISFGAVIGQILVLDLVFSLDSVITAVGMTTNLVVIITVVVLSFGIMLFAARFIFEFVNKHPTVKMLALSFLLLIGVFLIAEGFGFYIDKAFIYGPMAFAIFVEALNLTYAARRAKREKKPEHPVKLRPRYRDVDESVAVAAALSKEPSSGAVGLSRKPVAGAGAAETERAGLG; from the coding sequence GTGGACTTCAGCTTCGCTTTCACGCCCGACCTCATCGCGGTCTTCATCACGCTGTTCGTCCTGGAGATCGTGCTCGGCGTCGACAACGTCATCTTCATCTCGATCCTCGCCTCCAAGCTCCCGAAGGAGCAGCAGGCGCGGGCACGGAACCTCGGCCTCACCCTGGCGATGCTGATGCGCGTCATCCTGGTGTTCTTCGCGGGGTGGCTCATCACCCTCACCGAGGAGGTCTTCGCCATCGGCGATCTGAGCTTCTCGTGGAAGGACATCATCCTCATCGCGGGTGGATTGTTCCTGCTTTACAAAGCGGTCACCGAGATCCATCACAAACTCGAGGGTGCTGAGGATGAGCACGGGGCCGGCGGCTCCAAGGCGATCTCGTTCGGCGCGGTGATCGGGCAGATCCTCGTGCTCGACCTGGTCTTCTCGCTCGACTCGGTCATCACCGCGGTCGGCATGACGACCAACCTGGTGGTCATCATCACCGTCGTGGTGCTCTCCTTCGGCATCATGCTCTTCGCGGCGAGGTTCATCTTCGAGTTCGTCAACAAACACCCCACGGTGAAGATGCTCGCGCTGTCGTTCCTCCTCCTCATCGGCGTGTTCCTCATCGCCGAGGGCTTCGGGTTCTACATCGACAAGGCCTTCATCTACGGGCCGATGGCTTTCGCGATCTTCGTCGAGGCCCTGAACCTCACCTACGCCGCGCGCCGGGCCAAGCGCGAGAAGAAGCCGGAGCATCCGGTGAAGCTCCGGCCCCGCTACCGCGACGTCGACGAGTCGGTCGCCGTCGCCGCAGCGCTGTCGAAGGAGCCGTCCTCCGGCGCGGTCGGACTCTCGCGCAAGCCCGTCGCAGGCGCGGGCGCGGCCGAGACGGAGCGCGCCGGCCTCGGCTGA
- a CDS encoding helix-turn-helix transcriptional regulator translates to MATALALGRARSDIEVMSRAGLPLHRFMDEAAAALATVVPFVAACVSTLDPATAMVSSVRKLGALDGRNEQDVSWSQIEYGSEEPTAIRGMLRAGRTAVGMQRETGGELERSTRMAELLIPYFDFHDEARVVFADRSGGWGHISLFRGSDEQGFGADELAFLAAVASSFTRGIRTGLLAQIALTNPVREAGPAVVIVDAQNRIVQSTPGAQRHLERMSMPSGMGDPLVYVFALVDAARRLARGETDSVPRVRARTADGLWLVLHAAPLGGLGDRGGDVVVTVEEARPQEVIDLVAAAFGLTARERDVVSIVLRGADTKEIAASMHVSPYTVQDHLKSIFDKAGVTSRRELVARVYFDQYLSRAGSEIAPSGWYAAAP, encoded by the coding sequence ATGGCCACCGCACTGGCTCTGGGGCGTGCGCGGAGCGACATCGAGGTGATGTCGCGCGCCGGCCTCCCCCTGCACCGGTTCATGGACGAGGCCGCCGCCGCTCTGGCAACGGTCGTCCCCTTCGTCGCCGCGTGCGTGTCCACCCTCGACCCGGCGACCGCGATGGTCTCGAGCGTCCGCAAGCTGGGGGCTCTCGACGGGCGCAACGAGCAGGATGTCTCGTGGTCGCAGATCGAGTACGGGAGCGAGGAGCCGACGGCGATCCGGGGGATGCTCCGAGCCGGGCGCACCGCCGTGGGGATGCAGCGCGAGACCGGCGGGGAGCTGGAACGCTCGACGCGGATGGCCGAACTGCTGATCCCCTATTTCGACTTCCATGACGAGGCGCGCGTGGTCTTCGCCGATCGCAGCGGAGGGTGGGGACACATCTCGCTCTTCCGCGGAAGCGATGAGCAGGGGTTCGGAGCGGACGAGCTGGCGTTCCTCGCCGCGGTCGCGTCATCCTTCACCCGCGGCATCCGCACCGGACTCCTCGCGCAGATCGCCCTGACGAACCCCGTCCGCGAGGCGGGTCCCGCCGTCGTCATCGTCGATGCGCAGAACCGCATCGTCCAGTCCACCCCCGGAGCGCAACGCCACCTGGAACGGATGTCGATGCCGTCGGGGATGGGCGATCCGCTCGTCTACGTCTTCGCCCTCGTCGACGCTGCCCGCCGACTCGCACGCGGCGAGACAGACAGCGTTCCCCGCGTGCGGGCGCGTACGGCGGACGGGCTCTGGCTCGTGCTGCACGCTGCACCCCTCGGCGGGCTCGGCGATCGCGGCGGCGACGTCGTCGTCACCGTCGAGGAAGCGAGGCCTCAGGAGGTGATCGACCTCGTGGCAGCGGCCTTCGGCCTCACCGCTCGAGAGCGCGACGTCGTCTCCATCGTTCTCCGAGGCGCAGACACGAAGGAGATCGCCGCCTCGATGCATGTCTCGCCCTACACGGTGCAGGACCACCTGAAGTCGATCTTCGACAAGGCGGGCGTCACCAGCCGTCGGGAACTGGTCGCCCGGGTCTACTTCGACCAGTACCTCTCCCGCGCCGGATCCGAGATCGCGCCCTCCGGGTGGTACGCGGCCGCACCCTGA
- a CDS encoding ArsR/SmtB family transcription factor, which produces MVVQTELTDDDIDRVFHALAAATRRDILRRAIEREHSVSGLAREYDMSFAAVQKHVAVLEAAGLIVKRAEGRERLVRADPAMIARARALLAAYEELWRSRIARLDQLLAEDPPTPLPAASNEGH; this is translated from the coding sequence ATGGTTGTACAAACGGAGCTCACCGATGACGATATCGACCGCGTGTTCCACGCGCTCGCCGCAGCGACGCGTCGCGACATCCTGCGACGCGCGATCGAGCGCGAGCACTCGGTGTCGGGTCTGGCCCGCGAGTACGACATGTCGTTCGCCGCGGTGCAGAAGCACGTCGCGGTGCTCGAAGCGGCCGGTCTCATCGTCAAGCGCGCCGAGGGCCGGGAACGGCTGGTCCGAGCGGATCCGGCCATGATCGCCCGCGCCCGCGCGTTGCTCGCCGCCTATGAGGAGCTGTGGCGTTCGCGCATCGCGCGCCTCGACCAGCTTCTCGCCGAAGATCCGCCGACACCCTTACCCGCAGCATCCAACGAAGGACACTGA
- a CDS encoding formate/nitrite transporter family protein yields MRDDHERRADQRRRDGETDGPIEAALEKEFEDVVGEGAERLHRTFRATVVTGFLGGVEIGVGVIAYLGVLEHTGDQLLAGLAFSAGLIALLMAHSELFTENFLMPIAALVAREGTLGQLGKLWGGTLVGNLSGGWIVMGIVVLAFPEWHELLARTADHFVNEPFSWKFVALAMLGGAVITLMTRMQEGTDSEPTKIVAAIVGGFLLAGFQLLHSILDSLFAFGAILSGADITYLEWFVWFLPVLGLNLLGGVLLVTVLRIVREGELFRMRRGLPGGSVRKP; encoded by the coding sequence ATGAGAGACGATCACGAGCGCCGCGCCGACCAACGTCGCCGAGACGGTGAAACGGACGGGCCGATCGAGGCAGCGCTGGAGAAGGAGTTCGAAGACGTCGTCGGCGAGGGCGCCGAGCGTCTTCACCGCACCTTCCGGGCGACGGTCGTCACCGGCTTCCTCGGCGGTGTCGAGATCGGAGTCGGAGTCATCGCCTACCTGGGCGTGCTCGAGCACACCGGCGATCAGCTGCTTGCGGGGCTGGCGTTCAGCGCAGGGTTGATCGCTCTTCTGATGGCACACAGCGAGCTGTTCACGGAGAACTTCCTCATGCCCATCGCCGCGCTGGTCGCACGCGAGGGCACCCTGGGGCAACTGGGCAAGTTGTGGGGTGGGACGCTGGTGGGGAATCTCTCAGGCGGATGGATCGTCATGGGCATCGTCGTCCTGGCATTTCCGGAATGGCACGAGCTTCTCGCCCGGACTGCCGACCACTTCGTCAATGAACCGTTCTCGTGGAAGTTCGTCGCGCTGGCGATGCTGGGCGGGGCGGTCATCACACTCATGACCCGGATGCAGGAGGGCACCGACTCGGAGCCGACGAAGATCGTCGCGGCGATCGTCGGCGGTTTCCTACTGGCCGGCTTCCAGCTGCTGCACTCGATCCTCGACTCGCTCTTCGCGTTCGGAGCGATCCTGAGCGGAGCCGACATCACCTATCTCGAGTGGTTCGTGTGGTTCCTGCCGGTGCTGGGGCTGAACCTCCTGGGCGGAGTCCTCCTCGTCACCGTTCTGCGCATCGTTCGCGAAGGCGAACTCTTCAGGATGCGACGCGGCCTGCCGGGCGGGAGCGTCAGGAAGCCGTGA
- the kdpB gene encoding potassium-transporting ATPase subunit KdpB, which yields MSTLTTPPPTVGSHEAASEARAPRAFGAAQLAQALPGALRKLNPAALWRNPVMFLVWVGAALTTVIAIAEPFLGGAGESGGTVVPAGFTWGIAVWLWLTVLFANLAESVAEGRGKAQAATLRNTRTSTMANRVTGYDAVADPAAELSGTAPVSSAELTLGDVVVVTAGELIPGDGDIVHGIATVDESAITGESAPVVRESGGDRSAVTGGTRVLSDRIVVRITSKPGETFVDRMIALVEGASRQKTPNEIALNILLASLSIVFVIVVLTLNPIASYAAAPASIPVLIALLICLIPTTIGALLSAIGIAGMDRLVQRNVLAMSGRAVEAAGDVTTLLLDKTGTITYGNRRASDFVAMTGVDAADLARAASLSSLADPTPEGTSIAELAAAQRIVAEMPAGAVTVPFTAQTRMSGLDLPDGTQVRKGAGSAVLAWLEAEGASVPTQVRAQVVSETDAIAEAGGTPLVVATLGGTGSRILGVVHLKDIVKDGLRERFDELRAMGIRTVMITGDNPLTAKAIAAEAGVDDYLAEATPEDKLALIKREQEGGRLVAMTGDGTNDAPALAQADVGVAMNTGTSAAKEAGNMVDLDSDPTKLIDIVRIGKQLLITRGALTTFSLANDIAKYFAIIPAMFMGVFPGLAALNIMGLSSPASAVTSAIIFNAIVIVFLIPLSLRGVAYRPASASQLLSRNLLIYGLGGVIAPFIGIKLIDLVVSLIPGF from the coding sequence ATGTCCACACTGACCACTCCCCCGCCGACCGTCGGCTCGCACGAGGCGGCATCCGAGGCGCGCGCACCCCGCGCGTTCGGCGCCGCACAGCTCGCCCAGGCGCTCCCCGGGGCACTTCGCAAACTCAACCCCGCCGCCCTGTGGCGGAACCCCGTCATGTTCCTGGTGTGGGTGGGCGCTGCGCTCACCACCGTCATCGCGATCGCCGAGCCCTTCCTCGGCGGCGCCGGCGAGTCCGGCGGCACCGTGGTGCCCGCCGGGTTCACCTGGGGGATCGCGGTGTGGCTCTGGCTCACCGTGCTCTTCGCCAACCTCGCCGAGTCGGTCGCCGAGGGGCGGGGCAAGGCGCAGGCGGCGACGCTGCGCAACACCCGGACGAGCACGATGGCGAACCGGGTCACCGGGTACGACGCGGTCGCCGACCCCGCCGCCGAGCTGTCGGGCACCGCCCCGGTCTCGTCTGCCGAGCTCACCCTCGGCGACGTCGTCGTGGTGACGGCCGGCGAACTGATCCCCGGCGACGGCGACATCGTGCACGGTATCGCCACGGTCGACGAGTCGGCGATCACCGGCGAATCCGCACCGGTCGTCCGCGAGTCGGGGGGCGACCGCAGCGCCGTGACGGGCGGCACGCGCGTGCTGTCCGACCGCATCGTCGTGCGCATCACCTCGAAGCCCGGCGAGACCTTCGTCGATCGGATGATCGCGCTCGTCGAGGGCGCGAGCCGGCAGAAGACGCCCAACGAGATCGCGCTGAACATCCTCCTCGCGAGCCTGTCGATCGTCTTCGTCATCGTCGTGCTCACCCTCAACCCGATCGCGTCCTATGCGGCCGCACCCGCCAGCATCCCGGTGCTCATCGCCCTGCTGATCTGCCTCATCCCCACCACGATCGGGGCGCTGCTCTCGGCGATCGGCATCGCCGGGATGGACCGGCTCGTGCAGCGCAACGTGCTGGCCATGTCGGGCCGCGCTGTCGAGGCCGCCGGCGATGTGACCACGCTGCTGCTGGACAAGACAGGCACCATCACCTACGGAAACCGCCGCGCGAGCGACTTCGTCGCCATGACCGGAGTGGATGCCGCGGACCTCGCCCGGGCTGCATCGCTGTCGTCGCTGGCGGACCCCACCCCCGAGGGAACCTCGATCGCGGAGCTCGCCGCGGCCCAGCGCATCGTCGCCGAGATGCCCGCCGGGGCGGTGACCGTGCCCTTCACCGCGCAGACCCGCATGAGCGGGCTCGACCTCCCCGACGGCACCCAGGTGCGCAAGGGTGCGGGCTCAGCGGTCCTGGCGTGGCTGGAGGCGGAGGGCGCCTCCGTGCCGACCCAGGTGCGCGCGCAAGTCGTGAGCGAGACCGACGCGATCGCCGAAGCCGGTGGCACGCCGCTCGTCGTCGCGACGCTGGGCGGCACCGGCAGCCGCATCCTCGGGGTCGTCCACCTCAAGGACATCGTCAAAGACGGACTGCGCGAGCGCTTCGACGAGCTGCGCGCCATGGGCATCCGCACGGTCATGATCACGGGAGACAACCCCCTGACGGCGAAGGCCATCGCCGCCGAGGCGGGTGTCGACGACTACCTCGCCGAGGCCACCCCCGAGGACAAGCTCGCACTCATCAAGCGCGAGCAGGAGGGTGGCCGTCTCGTCGCCATGACCGGCGACGGCACGAACGACGCCCCCGCTCTCGCGCAGGCGGATGTCGGGGTGGCCATGAACACCGGCACGTCGGCCGCGAAGGAGGCCGGCAACATGGTCGACCTCGACAGCGACCCGACGAAGCTCATCGACATCGTGCGCATCGGCAAGCAGCTGCTCATCACGCGTGGGGCACTCACGACCTTCTCCCTGGCCAACGACATCGCGAAGTACTTCGCGATCATCCCGGCGATGTTCATGGGGGTCTTCCCCGGGCTCGCGGCGTTGAACATCATGGGGCTGTCGTCGCCGGCGTCCGCTGTGACGAGCGCGATCATCTTCAACGCGATCGTCATCGTCTTCCTCATCCCGCTGTCGCTGCGGGGCGTGGCCTACCGGCCGGCGAGCGCGTCTCAGCTGCTGTCGCGGAACCTCCTGATCTACGGTCTCGGCGGTGTCATCGCGCCCTTCATCGGCATCAAGCTCATCGACCTGGTCGTGAGCCTCATCCCGGGCTTCTGA
- the kdpC gene encoding K(+)-transporting ATPase subunit C: protein MSTTRTTLRSVGVAVRAMVAFTVILGVGYTLLITGIGQLVLPWQANGSLQRDAAGAVVGSALIGQSFTDADGEALPGYFQSRPSAAGDGYDGGASSGSNWGPENADLIAAIEERKAVIAEREGVSPEEIPADALTASASGLDPHISPAYALLQVPRVAEERGIPADEVGELVESMIQSRDLGYLGEPRVNVLQLNLALDEREQR from the coding sequence ATGTCCACCACCCGCACCACCCTGCGCAGCGTCGGCGTCGCCGTCCGCGCGATGGTCGCCTTCACCGTCATCCTCGGTGTCGGCTACACCCTGCTGATCACCGGCATCGGTCAGCTGGTCCTCCCCTGGCAGGCGAACGGATCCCTCCAGCGGGACGCGGCCGGTGCCGTCGTGGGTTCTGCCCTCATCGGGCAGAGCTTCACCGATGCCGACGGCGAGGCCCTGCCCGGATACTTCCAGTCCCGCCCCTCGGCCGCCGGTGACGGCTACGACGGCGGTGCGTCGAGCGGCTCGAACTGGGGCCCGGAGAACGCCGACCTCATCGCAGCGATCGAGGAGCGCAAGGCGGTGATCGCCGAACGCGAGGGCGTCTCGCCGGAGGAGATCCCCGCCGATGCGCTGACCGCCTCGGCCTCGGGACTCGATCCGCACATCAGCCCTGCCTACGCCCTGCTCCAGGTGCCGCGCGTGGCGGAGGAACGCGGGATCCCCGCCGACGAGGTCGGCGAGCTGGTGGAGTCTATGATCCAGTCCAGGGACCTCGGCTACCTCGGGGAACCTCGCGTCAACGTCCTGCAGCTGAACCTCGCGCTCGACGAGCGGGAGCAGCGCTGA